In Legionella spiritensis, the following proteins share a genomic window:
- the folK gene encoding 2-amino-4-hydroxy-6-hydroxymethyldihydropteridine diphosphokinase has product MTDVYLALGSNLRSPQRQIRHAINAIRLLPQTRVVKTASFYHNEAWGRKTQPKFCNTVVAIQTKLPPQRLLQLCHRIETHQGRCRRVRWGARTVDIDLLLYGDLFINTMQLQVPHPGICYRDFVYIPLLEIAPQVALPNGRLLASEVNVANQSYTFHKE; this is encoded by the coding sequence ATGACTGATGTTTATCTGGCTCTGGGGAGCAATCTCCGCTCCCCGCAACGACAAATACGCCATGCGATAAATGCCATAAGGTTGCTTCCTCAAACACGTGTCGTCAAGACCGCCTCTTTTTATCATAACGAGGCGTGGGGCAGAAAAACCCAACCGAAATTTTGCAATACCGTCGTTGCCATTCAGACAAAATTGCCCCCTCAGCGGCTATTGCAACTTTGTCATCGGATAGAAACGCATCAGGGACGCTGCCGCCGAGTGCGTTGGGGAGCACGAACCGTTGATATCGATCTTTTGCTCTATGGCGATTTATTCATCAATACCATGCAATTACAGGTACCGCATCCGGGTATATGCTACCGGGATTTTGTCTATATTCCTTTACTTGAAATCGCGCCTCAGGTAGCATTGCCGAACGGACGTTTGCTTGCTTCGGAAGTTAATGTCGCCAATCAGAGTTATACTTTTCATAAAGAGTAA
- a CDS encoding universal stress protein, translating to MYTNILHATDLKENHFRTCEQAADIASRFGATLHLLHVIEPPASLQLAQGLGFAELATPVKDDAKTVMNVLGDALNIPVERQHVEVGSVKLIILSKVRELDCDLIIIGSHAPNHLPAFLGSTANAIVHHATCDVLTLRTK from the coding sequence GTGTACACCAATATACTGCATGCCACCGATTTAAAAGAGAATCATTTCAGAACCTGTGAACAAGCCGCTGATATCGCAAGCCGTTTTGGAGCGACCCTGCACCTGCTTCACGTGATTGAACCGCCGGCATCATTGCAGTTGGCACAAGGCCTTGGTTTTGCAGAACTGGCCACTCCTGTTAAAGACGACGCCAAAACGGTCATGAATGTTCTGGGTGACGCCTTGAATATTCCTGTAGAAAGACAGCATGTTGAGGTAGGCTCTGTCAAATTAATCATTCTCAGCAAAGTCAGGGAACTGGATTGCGACTTGATTATTATCGGCAGTCATGCGCCCAATCATCTGCCCGCTTTTCTGGGAAGCACAGCAAATGCCATCGTTCACCACGCGACTTGTGACGTGTTAACCTTACGAACAAAATAA
- a CDS encoding phosphotransferase yields the protein MNGHEQDALWQSLQEKVEFLTSPTSYLEECTTVESIETHMSWVFLTNNHAYKLKKPVLLPYMNMISLQQRHLACLRELKLNQFLAADIYRDVVPLIEGKPHQFYPVGSFAKGKTAEWMVKMQRFPREKTLDQAIINNRIDNNLLEKSASMLTGFYQQSTPASVKPETFLHRLEQSLLENKKTLSQPGYGLEPFLVEEIYRAQKNRLKELSNDILTRVRRGKIIECHGDLRPEHICLASPPVIIDRLEFSLDLRMMDPVEELAYLFIECDLLGRPDIGDFFCDTYQKASQDVFSSDLFLFYKSCRASLRAKLSIWHIEDPRTHDSDKWHEKVRKYFDYSTIICH from the coding sequence ATGAATGGACATGAGCAGGACGCACTCTGGCAATCCTTACAGGAAAAGGTCGAGTTTTTAACGAGTCCGACGTCGTATCTTGAAGAGTGCACAACAGTGGAAAGTATTGAAACTCATATGTCCTGGGTCTTTCTAACCAACAATCACGCTTACAAGCTTAAAAAACCCGTTTTACTGCCCTATATGAATATGATCAGCTTGCAACAACGGCATTTGGCTTGCTTGCGAGAACTGAAACTGAATCAGTTTCTGGCAGCGGATATCTATCGAGACGTTGTTCCCTTAATAGAAGGGAAACCACACCAGTTTTACCCTGTTGGCAGTTTTGCAAAAGGAAAAACAGCGGAATGGATGGTGAAAATGCAGCGCTTTCCCCGTGAAAAAACACTCGATCAAGCCATTATCAACAACCGCATTGATAACAATTTACTGGAAAAATCGGCCTCTATGTTAACCGGTTTTTATCAGCAATCCACTCCTGCCTCAGTAAAACCCGAAACATTTTTACACCGTCTGGAACAATCCCTTTTGGAAAACAAAAAAACGCTGAGTCAACCCGGGTACGGACTTGAACCATTTCTGGTTGAAGAAATATACCGTGCTCAGAAAAACCGGCTAAAAGAGCTGTCAAATGATATCCTCACGCGGGTAAGGAGAGGAAAAATTATTGAATGTCACGGCGATTTACGGCCGGAACATATATGCCTTGCCTCACCACCTGTCATTATCGACAGACTGGAATTCAGCCTGGATTTACGCATGATGGATCCGGTTGAGGAACTGGCCTATTTATTTATTGAATGTGACTTGCTGGGGCGCCCGGATATCGGTGATTTTTTTTGCGACACCTATCAAAAGGCGTCACAGGATGTTTTTTCATCCGATCTATTTTTATTTTATAAAAGCTGCCGCGCCAGTCTACGGGCAAAACTATCCATATGGCACATTGAGGATCCAAGAACCCACGATTCAGACAAGTGGCATGAAAAAGTCCGTAAATATTTCGATTATTCCACAATTATTTGCCATTGA
- a CDS encoding ribose-phosphate diphosphokinase translates to MDIQLFALNASREWGEKITSHFPEICLAGHEETDFEDGEHKTRSLVNVRGRHVFVVQSLYSDDEQSVNDKLCRLLFFIGALKDACAQQITAVIPYFAYARKDRKTKDRDPVTMKYMAQLLEAAGANAVLTMDIHNLSAFQNAFRIPTDHLEARVLFAPYLVKQLAGEDIVVVSPDVGGVKRAEQLRETLGELTGREIGKAFLDKKRSSGVVSSRQEIIGSVRDRTAVIIDDLISTGSTIELAVEALHKQGARKILACATHGIFVGKANEILANDDLDQIIITNTIPPFRLDKHLLDKVVVLDATLLFSEAVRQLHAGGSIVDLLQEYSGRRLAINGK, encoded by the coding sequence ATGGATATTCAACTATTTGCCTTGAATGCCTCCCGGGAATGGGGCGAGAAAATCACCAGTCATTTTCCCGAGATATGTCTTGCTGGCCACGAGGAGACGGATTTTGAGGATGGCGAGCATAAGACACGATCACTTGTGAATGTACGTGGGCGTCATGTCTTCGTGGTGCAATCGCTTTATAGTGATGATGAACAAAGCGTCAATGATAAATTATGCCGTTTGTTGTTTTTTATTGGTGCTCTGAAAGACGCTTGTGCACAACAAATTACGGCGGTTATCCCTTATTTTGCATACGCGCGTAAGGATAGAAAAACAAAGGACAGGGATCCGGTAACCATGAAGTATATGGCGCAACTGCTGGAGGCAGCCGGTGCCAATGCCGTCCTTACTATGGATATTCATAATTTGTCCGCATTTCAAAACGCGTTTCGGATCCCGACGGATCACCTGGAAGCCCGGGTTTTGTTTGCGCCCTATCTTGTCAAGCAATTGGCTGGCGAAGACATTGTTGTTGTTTCCCCGGATGTTGGAGGTGTAAAACGTGCGGAACAATTGCGAGAAACGCTTGGTGAGCTTACCGGACGAGAGATAGGCAAGGCTTTTCTCGATAAAAAAAGAAGCTCCGGCGTGGTAAGCTCGCGGCAGGAAATTATCGGTTCCGTGCGAGATCGTACCGCTGTTATTATTGATGATTTGATTAGCACCGGAAGTACGATAGAGCTTGCGGTTGAAGCTTTGCATAAGCAAGGTGCTCGTAAAATTCTGGCCTGTGCCACCCATGGTATTTTTGTAGGCAAGGCCAATGAGATTCTTGCCAATGATGATCTCGATCAAATTATTATTACCAATACAATACCTCCTTTTCGACTGGATAAGCATCTTTTGGATAAAGTGGTTGTTCTCGACGCAACCCTGTTGTTTTCAGAAGCTGTAAGACAATTACATGCTGGCGGTTCCATTGTAGATTTATTACAGGAGTATTCGGGAAGACGTCTTGCTATCAATGGCAAATAA
- a CDS encoding 3'(2'),5'-bisphosphate nucleotidase CysQ family protein — protein MSEQNSFGVANPLQQELDLAIALCREAGSVAQEIRSKGYDVREKENHHGPVTEADLAANTLLLQGIARVFGNDTIVSEEAPVVGAVDARHRVWFLDPIDGTREFIAGREDWSVMVGLAIQGRPRLGVVFQPDTDCLYFAVHGCGAFRVVSGETTRLKVRVVTDIEQAILIQSHSHWSQEVEEFAGKLGITQTIKYGSLGLKLALIAAGKADLYCNFSRRCHLWDLCGPEMILSEAGGRVLSVSGNDMLYPAHDPVIRERFLAAHADLSTRLVPQSFKSGDICS, from the coding sequence GTGAGTGAACAAAATTCATTTGGGGTCGCAAATCCCTTGCAACAGGAACTGGATCTTGCTATCGCTCTTTGTCGTGAAGCAGGCAGTGTTGCGCAAGAGATTCGGTCAAAGGGTTATGACGTTCGCGAAAAGGAAAACCATCATGGCCCGGTAACGGAGGCCGACCTGGCCGCCAATACGTTGTTATTACAAGGTATAGCGCGGGTTTTTGGTAACGATACCATCGTTTCGGAAGAGGCGCCTGTTGTCGGTGCCGTCGATGCCCGGCATCGTGTCTGGTTTCTGGATCCCATTGATGGTACCAGGGAATTTATAGCCGGTCGGGAAGACTGGTCTGTTATGGTGGGACTTGCCATTCAGGGGCGTCCCCGGCTTGGCGTGGTTTTTCAACCGGATACGGATTGTCTTTATTTTGCGGTTCATGGTTGCGGAGCATTTCGTGTTGTGTCGGGTGAAACGACTCGTCTCAAGGTACGAGTGGTTACAGACATTGAACAGGCTATTCTGATTCAATCCCACAGCCACTGGAGCCAGGAGGTGGAGGAATTCGCCGGAAAGCTTGGGATCACTCAAACGATAAAATACGGCTCTTTGGGGCTTAAGCTGGCTTTGATTGCGGCGGGTAAGGCCGATCTTTACTGTAATTTCTCGAGACGCTGTCATTTATGGGATTTATGTGGGCCGGAAATGATACTTTCAGAAGCGGGCGGACGCGTTTTATCGGTGTCAGGAAATGATATGTTATATCCTGCCCATGATCCGGTAATAAGAGAACGTTTTTTGGCCGCGCATGCTGATTTATCCACTCGACTGGTACCTCAATCATTTAAGTCAGGCGATATTTGTTCCTGA